One genomic window of Daphnia pulex isolate KAP4 chromosome 10, ASM2113471v1 includes the following:
- the LOC124205599 gene encoding uncharacterized protein LOC124205599 produces MVRLTAFLGLMLILSCGTICSSALTPFSLEDKLQELEVRLEAKIEAKNAQLEEKVTQLEAQLELNNELRQDLTLKVIQLEAKNVQLEVKMQDQERILTSLLEAAKLPVSTYSKLFPVEKEISMRSSGRSGIPRTCRELQAANPSLPSGMNWIDPDGQGVGDNPIYVYCDMTSGSTSIVHDSESSLNVGHCAEAGCYSRSINYNSSMGQIKALIELSTECHQSIRYDCYYTPFELNGVAYSWWNDREGNAQYFWAGSNTDGVNTCQCGIDANCVDPAAKCNCDTVSPIQLVDDGVITDKNVLPITRLNFGRTQLETSSGVHTLGRLVCTGSVTLTGLPKSCQDLWLIGHTLNGFYFVMGSAKMESVYCDFTKLPDDAGFQKWIGFADVKSAPVHFYVQRNSKFNITNTPIPFDLAQVNEGNAMDLTSGKFTAPRPGIYFFSFAGLAFLSGPYADFYSSLYLNGNLIGSSHVHENNGPVNQYNPVTLQSTLNLKKGDQLWVTFYYYSNTYSFLYDDNYHYTHFTGFMLEEEIVSAL; encoded by the exons ATGGTTCGTTTGACAGCCTTTTTGGGTTTGATGTTGATTTTGAGCTGCGGTACAATTTGTTCCTCTGCTCTTACCCCATTTTCCTTGGAAGACAAACTGCAAGAATTGGAAGTGAGACTAGAAGCCAAAATTGAGGCTAAAAATGCTCAACTTGAAGAAAAGGTGACACAACTGGAGGCGCAACTCGAACTAAAT AATGAATTAAGACAGGATTTGACATTGAAAGTAATTCAATTAGAGGCAAAAAATGTCCAACTTGAAGTCAAAATGCAGGAccaagaaagaattttaactTCCCTGTTGGAAGCGGCTAAACTTCCGGTTTCCActtattcaaaattatttccagttgaaaaagaaatttcaatgcGATCAAGTGGAAGAAGCGGAATCCCAAGGACGTGCAGAGAACTTCAAGCGGCCAATCCTTCACTTCCATCCGGAATGAACTGGATCGATCCGGACGGGCAAGGTGTCGGCGATAACCCAATTTACGTTTACTGCGATATGACATCAg GATCGACCTCAATTGTACACGATAGTGAATCTTCTTTAAATGTGGGCCACTGCGCCGAGGCTGGGTGCTATTCACGTTCCATCAACTACAATTCCTCAATGGGACAAATCAAAGCTTTGATTGAATTATCCACCGAATGCCATCAGTCGATTAGA TACGATTGCTATTACACCCCGTTCGAGTTAAATGGAGTCGCCTATTCCTGGTGGAATGACAGAGAAGGAAATGCGCAATACTTTTGGGCCGGAAGTAACACGGACGGAGTTAACACCTGCCAGTGCGGAATCGATGCCAATTGCGTCGATCCTGCTGCGAAATGCAACTGTGACACGGTTTCACCAATTCAATTAGTCGACGACG GTGTCATTACCGACAAAAATGTTCTGCCCATCACTCGTTTGAATTTCGGACGAACTCAACTGGAAACTTCATCCGGCGTCCACACGCTTGGCCGACTCGTGTGCACCGGATCAGTGACTTTGACTGGACTGCCAAAGTCGTGCCAAGATTTGTGGTTGATTGGCCACACCCTGAACGGATTTTATTTCGTCATGGGATCGGCGAAAATGGAATCCGTTTACTGCGATTTCACTAAACTCCCTGACGATGCGG gttttcagaaatggatcggattcgccgacgtcaaatcggcgcccgtccatttctacgtccagagaaattctaaatttaaCATAACTAACACTCCGATCCCGTTCGATTTGGCGCAGGTGAACGAGGGAAACGCCATGGATTTGACATCCGGGAAATTTACGGCACCgcgaccgggaatttattttttctctttcgcggGACTGGCGTTTCTTTCGGGACCTTACGctgatttttattcttctctttaCTTGAACGGGAATCTAATCGGGAGTAGTCATGTTCACGAGAATAACGGCCCCGTTAATCAATATAATCCTGTGACCCTCCAGTCGAcgttgaacttgaaaaaaggcgaTCAACTCTGGGTgacgttttattattattctaataCATACTCGTTTTTGTATGACGACAATTACCACTACacccatttcacgggtttcatgttggaggaaGAAATTGTGTCGGCCCTTTGA
- the LOC124205601 gene encoding uncharacterized protein LOC124205601, whose translation MMAREIEIFLSLTLICTTIWACKDGQVDQLTARQGLDGLLNENSYPTNSWVFPYYYNIQPQVPFAGYANSYEGRIPFNRKPPGYFANVNADYYNSQEGRLGFGNLGANLFNTGLLSNLFTPLTPLANLINRVVEACTSPSGEAGVCSTASACSSISGRPSGSCTQGRVCCVNVVNACGNNATRNNTYWQSPFTSVSSPCSLTVHLDNKLAQQASPICQIRLDFVSFTTAPPTDGTCTDTFTVEGATTVAPTICGVNSGQHMYLDVPSSATTPTDVKLIFKFATGTAAPTWNIKIAMLPCGATYLAPADCLQYFTSATGRVKSFNWQDSAAARQLNNQNYNICFRTELVSGSRATQMCVSVCTEVTSGDAFSITTPPQSAFDLAAPTAGAAAFAATLSSIGTTFFDASVPPSARVSVATCLYDYLLINGGRDANNVEADRYCGNALNPVALGTPATAAAALALATPLTLTKQTPGGLATSTQVCTPVKPFKMTYHTDGQETVVVAATNTIGALADTANTGFCLDYQEK comes from the exons ATGATGGCCCGAgaaattgaaatctttttgtcTTTAACTTTGATTTGTACTACCATCTGGGCTTGTAAGGATGGCCAAGTCGACCAACTGACAGCCAGGCAAGGGTTGGATGgtcttttgaatgaaaattcttACCCCACCAACTCGTGGGTGTTTCCTTACTACTACAACATCCAGCCGCAAGTGCCATTTGCAG GATATGCCAACTCGTACGAAGGGCGAATCCCCTTCAACAGAAAGCCACCAGGCTATTTCGCAAATG TCAATGCCGATTACTACAACAGCCAAGAAGGTCGTTTAGGTTTCGGTAATTTGGGTGCCAATCTGTTCAACACGGGCCTGCTCAGCAATTTATTTACACCGTTGACGCCGTTGGCCAACCTCATCAACAGGGTGGTGGAAGCCTGTACGTCACCCAGTGGCGAAGCCGGAGTGTGTTCAACAGCGTCGGCCTGTTCCTCAATTTCTGGACGACCAAGCGGTTCCTGTACTCAGGGCAGAGTCTGCTGCGTCA ATGTAGTCAACGCTTGTGGTAACAACGCCACGCGCAACAACACTTACTGGCAATCTCCCTTTACGTCCGTGAGTTCTCCTTGCTCGTTGACCGTTCACTTGGACAATAAACTCGCGCAACAAGCGTCGCCTATTTGCCAAATTCG GTTGGACTTTGTTTCGTTTACGACCGCCCCGCCAACAGACGGAACATGCACCGACACTTTTACAGTTGAAGGAGCAACGACTGTGGCTCCTACTATTTGTGGAGTTAATTCCGGACAACACA TGTACCTTGACGTCCCTTCATCGGCCACTACTCCCACCGATGTCAAGCTGATATTCAAATTTGCAACTGGAACAGCCGCTCCAACATGGAACATTAAAATCGCTATGCTCCCTTGTGGTGCAACTTATCTCG CTCCGGCGGATTGTCTTCAATATTTTACCTCCGCTACAGGCAGAGTCAAGTCGTTCAACTGGCAAGACTCCGCTGCTGCTCGCCAACTCAACAATCAGAACTACAACATTTGCTTCCGGACTGAACTCGTTTCAGGATCG AGGGCAACCCAAATGTGCGTCTCAGTTTGTACTGAAGTCACGAGTGGCGACGCCTTCTCTATAACCACGCCGCCCCAAAGTGCTTTCGACTTAGCAGCCCCCACCGCCGGTGCAGCCGCCTTCGCCGCAACCCTTTCTTCTATAGgcacaacattttttgacgCCTCAGTACCCCCTTCAGCTCGTGTGAGTGTTGCCACCTGCCTCTACGATTACCTTCTCATCAACGGAGGTAGAGACGCCAATAATGTCGAGGCCGACCGTTACTGTGGCAACGCACTCAACCCTGTTGCTCTTGGTACTCCAGCTACCGCTGCTGCAGCACTTGCTTTGGCTACTCCTTTGACATTAACAAAACAGACTCCCGGTGGATTAGCCACCAGTACACAAGTGTGCA CCCCGGTCAAACCATTTAAAATGACCTACCATACCGATGGACAAGAAACGGTGGTGGTTGCGGCGACCAATACAATTGGAGCGCTAGCCGATACAGCCAATACTGGATTCTGTCTTGACTATCAAGAAAAATAG
- the LOC124205619 gene encoding speckle-type POZ protein-like, producing the protein METQEIANSSPSTETKLMPAISSASASYSCHTEGVVNEIDFKWTIERLAFLGNLEIWEPLTSTEFSDHKFKLEIVMYDVNHLVIRLILSNLSFLIGVEKITVCNEKCENIFQRNKMVIISPNSTCTDLLYMGKQTLLRCVDSVNGEITIHCKIKSLTRKQPTGKAITATKKDFHKTPTRDNDQDLILRQLEESFEKMLFSDVTFNVRGRKLAAHKNILAMRSPVFAAMFQHPTKEMQTGEVEVEDVDPDVFQEVLRYLYTGLTRSTALDVMAPGLLTAADKYLLDQLKTRCETHLIHQMSSQNCLDLLALTITHHPAEHLKKYAIEYFRRYPGDVMGTDNWKKMKEENPALLCDLHQMVFTAPTV; encoded by the exons ATGGAGACCCAAGAAATTGCTAATTCTTCCCCTTCAACTGAGACGAAACTGATGCCGGCCATTTCATCAGCCTCGGCGTCGTATTCTTGCCATACGGAGGGCGTAGTTAATGAAATCGATTTCAAATGGACGATTGAACGACTAGCGTTTTTAGGTAATTTAGAAATATGGGAACCATTGACATCGACCGAGTTTTCGGATCACAAATTTAAGCTGGAAATTGTGATGTATGATGTCAACCATTTAGTGATACGCCTGATTCTTTCGAATTTGAGTTTTCTGATCGGAGTTGAAAAAATCACGGTTTGCAACGAAAAATGCGAGAACATTTTCCAAAGAAATAAGATGGTTATCATTTCTCCAAATAGTACATGTACAGATTTGCTTTACATGGGAAAACAAACCTTGCTAAGGTGTGTAGATTCGGTGAATGGAGAAATTACCATTCactgcaaaataaaaagtttgactAGAAAGCAACCAACGGGCAAGGCTATTACAGCAACGAAGAAAGATTTTCACAAGACACCAACCAGAGACAACGATCAAGATCTTATTCTTCGTCAGCTCGaagaatcttttgaaaaaatgctgTTTAGTGATGTCACTTTCAACGTCCGTGGTCGAAAATTGGCAGCCCACAAGAACATTTTGGCCATGAGGAGTCCGGTGTTTGCAGCCATGTTTCAGCACCCAACGAAAGAGATGCAAACCGGCGAGGTGGAAGTGGAGGACGTCGATCCCGATGTCTTTCAAGAAGTTCTTCGTTACTTGTACACCGGCCTGACACGATCGACAGCCTTGGACGTTATGGCACCGGGACTTTTGACTGCTGCCGACAAATATTTGCTGGATCAGTTGAAAACTCGATGTGAAACTCACCTGATTCACCAAATGTCCTCGCAGAACTGTCTGGATTTGTTGGCTCTCACAATCACCCACCATCCAGCGGagcatttgaagaaatatgcCATCGAGTATTTTCGCCGTTATCCGG GTGATGTCATGGGAACGGACAActggaaaaagatgaaggaagAAAATCCGGCGTTGTTGTGCGACTTGCATCAAATGGTTTTCACAGCGCCGACTGTCTAG